A stretch of Garra rufa chromosome 11, GarRuf1.0, whole genome shotgun sequence DNA encodes these proteins:
- the lrriq1 gene encoding LOW QUALITY PROTEIN: leucine-rich repeat- and IQ domain-containing protein 1 (The sequence of the model RefSeq protein was modified relative to this genomic sequence to represent the inferred CDS: substituted 1 base at 1 genomic stop codon): MDDIEQAIDEELMKLHLNTYENDSESDDDTEFIQNVSVQHXQSPLFSQKLHAEDELPDSVLTYVEASRNRMNAFEQLILQDVEENDFSSQNLSHLNHNDNHINEPAADFTDDPIKWKERVISELMEQVGHLKDTELQNAQWEIPNMSDMGGDICTESQLQLSLEWRELEKKLREEEEQRLAAHEVERELHLNSEREEEEKRRRGLMKFEEELKKIHEFQNVGVKNEVHHTEDLQLELDKQQNLIRKLEEQMKEEKQAFEKAQEEERRRTQKLHGIAATKIQAALRGTLARRWSKTELRRKKEEERRREEEKREWEKMKKEREEERKRIEEKERAQREEMERRRADYERAKEQERHRLEKEQRLEQQKRKEEEDEKRKKMQEQNNITRVKDECRRQEDDVDKTNKETERMKVEKSRQMKDECKRNKEREENDKGNEVNVKKIDTNNERIRHEKKIEGDRNMMKKHDKTESINAEEPKRLDETRQTKKDEDIIKSNEKEKTVESNKELDSQVNLSQSRKGLEVSKTTAESHINVHQGLSNDLGFNPGSSSIEDHPSVKADVDLAAVAPEMDTRGHQNTTATELEEREPKSQESISICLPDSTEQKRMAWMMSCTPWSKLSLQNKRKSSSVKQQSQKRGPRKRRVPSLPPLPVDTILKTGVWSSLKQVTTVTLEDLPGCSLSTLSECNKLQTLTLRRCGLTSLDGLNQCAEIRYIDVQENSITHVDCGGLANLQVLLLGRNQLMNIHGLDGAENLQILQLSHNNISRISGLGPLKMLLRLSVDHNQLLSTRGLNEIYTLLHLDCSYNHLSHIEGLENCALLNTLDLRGNSLTELPVLQNHVLLRDLYLDDNLISSVDDLESYWLPLLQNLSVAHNSVTDLIPLLDFVSLRMLDASHNCLSDLQNVCLNLQVCTSLQELNLTGNPLQQESNWRSLLLETVPGLIKLNNEQTAAVAVPCKCPEQQWSFQALCQAQQEQRDSLLQQQKMEISSASTQHDAQLLGIGHQVDLFRLAVDQRYAHEYGDSCVTEVSTLAAATNSSSCGYSEASKGQGPEKQLQHTSDWQKRNPQKTQLTDCMQTQSEKEPVQELNLKIAAAVAIQRRWRRRCVLRRQEGLPGLIAKANTKSNVHKVEDTCVRRPEREHAAVVIQAAWRGCVLRKKLARALAAAQITESDEDLEEVDMDEFIFDEKALEKDWMTLDSNALPARTVPFSEQLPLPKSPLPLLMPPKTLSVFPPQPKHAWSDNEGAACLEPSVSPHLSSRSSLKTNTLSERSEKILKEWGFTNESTALLMLKRANKMKGRKQQQKRLFDPNPRLALFRSHRNQYVSTETQKPTRPTFKDDFKVHQAVNEVYKLPKAEEKQSNKERTYQWFHTQAVHPDTDSTGTGRDRFLPDIGRDILNGGRVQLVAMGDRDGVDSGARFWNDSTTVSPPLKKHTQPRRYSAENKKTEVPSPTRVNSAPTRNERISFRDNPVRHSGGWGGGKRRARVSK; this comes from the exons ATGGATGACATAGAACAGGCAATAGATGAGGAGCTGATGAAATTACACCTAAATACTTATGAAAATGATTCAGAGTCAGACGATGACACT GAGTTTATCCAAAATGTGTCAGTACAGCATTAACAATCACCTCTGTTTTCACAAAAGCTGCATGCAGAAGATGAGCTGCCTGACTCAGTTCTCACATATGTTGAAGCATCAAGAAATCGAATGAATGCCTTCGAACAATTAATCCTCCAAGATGTTGAAGAAAACG ACTTCTCAAGCCAGAACCTGTCTCACCTTAATCACAATGATAATCATATAAATGAACCAGCTGCAGATTTCACAGACGACCCCATAAAGTGGAAAGAGCGA GTTATCTCTGAATTAATGGAACAAGTTGGACATCTAAAAGACACTGAGCTGCAGAATGCCCAGTGGGAGATTCCAAATATGTCAGACATGGGAG GTGATATATGCACTGAGAGTCAACTGCAACTTAGTCTTGAATGGAGAGAATTAGAGAAAAAACTGAGAGAGGAAGAGGAGCAGAGATTAGCAGCACATGAAGTAGAAAGAGAGCTGCATTTGAACTCagaaagagaagaagaagagAAGAGGAGGAGAGGACTGATGAAGTTTGAGGAGGAATTGAAGAAGATACATGA GTTTCAGAATGTTGGAGTGAAAAACGAAGTTCACCACACAGAAGATCTTCAACTGGAGCTGGATAAACAGCAG AATTTAATAAGGAAGCTCGAGGAACAAATGAAGGAGGAGAAACAGGCTTTTGAAAAGGCTCAGGAGGAGGAAAGAAGGAGAACCCAGAAACTTCACGGCATAGCAGCAACAAAGATTCAAGCTGCTCTCAGAGGAACATTAGCGCGTCGCTGGAGCAAAACAGAGCTTAGGAGAAAGAAAGAAGAGGAGAGGAGACGTGAGGAGGAGAAGAGAGAATGGGAGAAGATGAAGAAGGAAAGAGAAGAGGAGAGAAAGAGGATCGAGGAAAAAGAGCGTGCTCAGAGGGAGGAAATGGAGAGACGCAGAGCAGATTATGAAAGAGCTAAGGAACAAGAGCGCCATCGTCTGGAGAAGGAGCAAAGACTTGAACAGCAGAAGAGGAAAGAGGAGGAAGATGAGAAGAGGAAGAAAATGCAGGAGCAGAacaatattacaagagtaaaAGATGAGTGCAGAAGACAGGAAGATGATGTAGACAAGACGAATAAAGAAACGGAAAGGATGAAAGTGGAAAAGAGTCGCCAGATGAAGGATGAATGTAAAAGAAATAAGGAAAGAGAGGAAAATGACAAAGGCAATgaggtaaatgtaaaaaaaatagacACTAATAATGAAAGAATAAGGCATGAGAAGAAAATTGAGGGTGACAGGAATATGATGAAGAAACACGACAAAACTGAAAGCATAAATGCAGAAGAACCAAAAAGATTAGATGAGACAAGACAAACAAAAAAGGATGAAGACATAATAAAGAGTAATGAAAAAGAGAAAACAGTTGAAAGCAATAAAGAGCTTGACTCTCAGGTAAATCTCTCACAGTCAAGAAAAGGCCTTGAAGTTAGCAAAACCACTGCAGAGTCCCACATAAATGTACATCAAGGTCTCTCCAATGACCTTGGTTTTAATCCAGGTTCCTCAAGTATAGAAGATCACCCAAGTGTTAAAGCTGATGTGGACTTGGCTGCTGTAGCACCTGAGATGGACACTAGGGGGCATCAAAATACTACAGCTACTGAGCTTGAGGAACGTGAACCAAAAAGCCAAGAATCAATTTCAATATGTCTGCCTGACAGCACAGAACAGAAGCGAATGGCCTGGATGATGAGCTGCACTCCCTGGTCCAAACTGTCACTGCAGAATAAAAGGAAGAGTTCTTCTGTAAAACAGCAATCTCAAAAAAGAGGCCCAAGAAAAAGAAGAGTCCCCAGTTTACCCCCTCTGCCTGTGGACACCATTCTCAAAACAGGAGTTTGGAGCTCTCTCAAACAG GTTACGACAGTGACGCTGGAAGACCTGCCAGGATGTAGCCTGTCCACATTGTCTGAGTGTAACAAATTGCAGACTTTGACCCTTAGACGCTGTGGCCTCACATCCTTGGATGGATTGAACCAGTGCGCCGAGATCAGATATATTGATGTACAA GAGAACTCAATTACCCATGTGGATTGTGGAGGTCTGGCCAACCTTCAGGTCCTCCTGCTGGGCAGGAACCAGCTGATGAACATCCACGGTCTTGATGGTGCTGAAAATCTACAAATTCTTCAGCTCTCACACAACAACATCTCTCGCATAA GTGGTTTAGGACCCCTGAAAATGCTTCTGCGATTATCGGTGGACCATAACCAGCTGCTCAGCACGAGAGGTTTGAACGAAATTTATACCCTTCTCCATCTGGACTGTTCGTACAACCACCTAAGCCACATTGAGGGTTTGGAGAATTGTGCTTTGCTTAACACGCTGGACCTCAGAGGAAACAGCCTGACTGAG CTGCCTGTCCTGCAGAACCATGTTCTTCTGAGGGACCTTTACCTGGATGACAACCTTATATCTTCTGTTGATGATCTGGAATCCTATTGGCTGCCTTTACTCCAAAACCTCTCTGTGGCCCATAACAG TGTAACAGATTTAATTCCACTCTTGGACTTTGTGTCTCTGAGGATGTTGGATGCCAGTCACAACTGTCTGTCAG ATTTGCAGAACGTTTGTCTGAATCTTCAGGTATGCACCAGTCTTCAAGAACTTAATCTGACTGGTAACCCACTACAGCAGGAAAGCAACTGGAG GTCCTTGCTTCTGGAGACAGTGCCTGGCTTGATTAAGTTGAATAATGAGCAGACTGCTGCTGTCGCAGTGCCCTGTAAATGTCCAGAACAGCAGTGGAGTTTCCAGGCCCTCTGTCAAGCACAGCAAGAGCAGCGAGATTCACTTCTCCAGCAGCAAAAGATGGAGATCAG TTCTGCGTCCACACAACATGATGCCCAACTTCTTGGCATTGGCCACCAAGTAGACCTGTTCAGATTGGCGGTGGACCAGCGTTACGCCCATGAATACGGCGACAGCTGTGTCACAGAGGTTTCTACACTGGCGGCAGCTACTAACAGTAGTTCATGTGGTTATTCTGAAGCATCAAAGGGACAAGGTCCAGAGAAGCAACTTCAGCATACATCAGACTGGCAGAAACGCAATCCACAAAAGACTCAACTTACTGACTGCATGCAGACACAAAGTGAGAAGGAACCTGTTCAGGAACTGAACCTTAAAAT AGCGGCAGCTGTGGCGATCCAGCGACGCTGGCGGAGGAGATGCGTATTGCGGAGACAAGAGGGCCTCCCAGGCTTAATTGCAAAAGCTAACACAAAATCAAATGTTCATAAGGTGGAAGATACCTGCGTCAGGAGGCCAGAGAGGGAACATGCGGCTGTTGTTATTCAG GCTGCATGGAGGGGCTGCGTTCTGCGGAAAAAGCTGGCCCGTGCTCTAGCTGCTGCTCAGATCACAGAAAGCGATGAGGACTTAGAAGAGGTGGACATGGACGAATTCATTTTTGATGAG AAAGCGCTGGAGAAAGACTGGATGACTCTGGATTCCAACGCCTTACCGGCCAGAACGGTGCCATTTTCGGAACAGCTGCCTTTGCCAAAG TCTCCACTCCCTCTTCTGATGCCTCCAAAGACCTTATCTGTTTTTCCACCTCAGCCGAAACATGCCTGGTCAGATAACGAAGGTGCAGCCTGCTTGGAGCCAAGCGTGTCACCTCACCTTAGTAGCAG ATCAAGTCTCAAAACCAACACCCTGTCTGAGAGATCTGAAAAAATCCTTAAAGAATG GGGCTTCACTAATGAGTCCACTGCCCTTCTCATGCTGAAGAGAGCCAATAAAATGAAGGGTAGAAAACAGCAGCAGAAGAGATTATTTG ACCCAAATCCACGTCTGGCCCTGTTCAGGAGTCACAGAAACCAGTACGTTTCTACAGAAACTCAAAAGCCAACACGTCCTACTTTCAAGGATGACTTTAAAG TTCACCAAGCAGTGAATGAAGTTTACAAATTGCCGAAAGCAGAGGAAAAACAGTCTAACAAGGAGAGAACTTACCAGTGGTTCCACACACAAGCAGTTCATCCCGACACAGACTCCACAGGCACGGGACG GGATCGTTTCCTCCCTGATATTGGCCGAGATATTCTTAATGGTGGGAGGGTGCAGCTTGTG GCCATGGGGGATAGAGACGGTGTGGATTCTGGAGCAAGGTTTTGGAATGACTCAACTACTGTTTCTCCACCTCTTAAAAAGCATACTCAGCCTCGAAGATACTCAGCTGAAAACAAAA